A window of Eikenella corrodens contains these coding sequences:
- the ispD gene encoding 2-C-methyl-D-erythritol 4-phosphate cytidylyltransferase, with the protein MSRYFALVPAAGVGSRFGAALPKQYVQIAGRTVLEHTLRRLLAEPQIVQVAVVLARDDAWFEQEVRLPENLAAKLRTLYCGGENRAESVFNGLSSLLKHGVMRPDDKVLVHDAARCCLPREALQRLLQEAGQHPVGGILALPVADTLKRGNGENHIAETVSRSGLWQAQTPQLFSAALLQRALADANPAEITDEASAVERLGLQPLLVQGDSRNLKLTWPADENIARLLLQDEAT; encoded by the coding sequence ATGAGCCGCTATTTTGCCCTCGTGCCCGCTGCCGGCGTGGGCAGCCGCTTCGGCGCCGCACTGCCCAAACAATACGTGCAGATAGCCGGCCGCACCGTGCTGGAACACACACTGCGCCGCCTATTGGCCGAGCCGCAGATTGTTCAGGTAGCCGTAGTGTTGGCGCGGGATGATGCGTGGTTTGAACAGGAAGTGAGGCTACCTGAAAACTTGGCCGCCAAACTGCGAACGCTGTATTGCGGCGGCGAGAACCGTGCCGAAAGTGTGTTTAACGGGCTGAGTTCGCTGCTGAAACACGGCGTGATGCGGCCGGACGACAAAGTGCTGGTGCACGATGCCGCCCGCTGCTGTCTGCCGCGCGAAGCCTTGCAGCGGCTGTTGCAAGAAGCGGGGCAGCATCCGGTTGGCGGCATTTTGGCTTTGCCTGTGGCCGATACCCTCAAGCGCGGCAACGGCGAAAATCATATTGCCGAAACGGTGAGCCGAAGCGGTTTGTGGCAGGCACAAACCCCGCAGTTATTCTCCGCTGCCTTGCTGCAACGGGCGTTGGCTGATGCCAATCCGGCAGAGATTACCGACGAGGCCTCCGCCGTTGAGCGGCTGGGTTTGCAGCCCCTGCTGGTGCAGGGCGACAGCCGCAATTTGAAACTGACCTGGCCGGCAGACGAGAATATTGCACGGCTGCTGTTGCAGGATGAGGCTACCTGA
- the dnaQ gene encoding DNA polymerase III subunit epsilon, translating to MKHLRQIILDTETTGFYYDRDDRLIEFAGLEMIDRRLTGNYLHLYVHPERDIPEEAAKVHGITLDQLEGKPKFAEIGQQIADFIAGAELVIHNAPFDVGFLNAEFRRAGLPSVEELTANVVDTLVMARALYPGQKNSLDALCTRLEVDRSKRVFHGALIDCELLSEVYLGMTRSQFSLADQFAEEESAEADAPAVVIAPTERPAQLKVLAANAEENAAHEAYLDELDKKAEGGSIWRKTP from the coding sequence ATGAAACATTTGCGCCAAATCATTCTTGATACCGAAACCACCGGCTTCTACTACGACCGCGACGACCGCCTCATCGAATTTGCCGGCCTGGAAATGATCGACCGCCGCCTCACCGGCAACTATCTGCATTTATACGTCCACCCCGAACGCGACATTCCCGAAGAAGCCGCCAAAGTGCACGGCATCACGCTAGACCAGCTCGAAGGCAAGCCCAAGTTTGCTGAAATCGGGCAGCAGATTGCCGATTTCATTGCCGGTGCCGAGCTGGTTATCCACAACGCCCCGTTCGACGTGGGTTTTCTCAACGCTGAATTCCGCCGAGCCGGCCTGCCGAGCGTGGAGGAGCTGACTGCTAATGTGGTGGATACGCTGGTGATGGCGCGCGCCCTGTACCCCGGCCAGAAAAACTCGCTGGATGCCTTGTGTACCCGCCTCGAAGTGGACCGCAGCAAACGCGTATTCCACGGCGCATTAATCGACTGCGAATTGTTGAGCGAAGTCTATCTGGGCATGACCCGCTCGCAATTCAGCCTGGCCGACCAGTTTGCCGAAGAAGAAAGCGCCGAAGCCGATGCGCCCGCCGTGGTGATCGCGCCTACCGAACGCCCGGCGCAGCTGAAAGTGCTGGCTGCCAATGCCGAGGAAAACGCCGCCCACGAAGCCTATCTGGACGAACTGGACAAAAAAGCCGAAGGCGGCAGCATCTGGCGGAAAACGCCATGA
- the rlmH gene encoding 23S rRNA (pseudouridine(1915)-N(3))-methyltransferase RlmH gives MNITVLAMGNKMPGWVDEAVKEYAKRFSRDIKYTLKEIKPEKRGAGVNAAQGMAAEEKRILEAIPADAFLVVLDERGVAPTSQELAGYLKKWQQNGQHVCMVIGGADGLTERIKQQAGLMLRLSSLTLPHGMVRVLLTEQLYRAVSILHNHPYHRE, from the coding sequence ATGAACATCACCGTATTGGCCATGGGCAACAAAATGCCCGGTTGGGTGGACGAAGCCGTGAAGGAATACGCCAAACGTTTCAGCCGCGACATCAAATACACCTTGAAAGAAATCAAGCCGGAAAAGCGCGGCGCGGGCGTGAATGCGGCGCAGGGTATGGCGGCGGAAGAAAAACGCATCTTGGAAGCCATACCGGCCGATGCGTTTTTGGTGGTGCTAGACGAGCGCGGCGTTGCGCCCACTTCGCAGGAGCTGGCAGGTTACCTGAAAAAATGGCAGCAGAACGGGCAGCATGTTTGCATGGTCATCGGCGGGGCAGACGGGCTCACCGAGCGCATCAAACAACAAGCCGGCCTGATGCTGCGCCTCTCCAGCCTCACCCTGCCGCACGGCATGGTGCGCGTGTTGCTCACCGAGCAGCTGTATCGGGCGGTGTCGATTCTGCATAATCATCCGTACCACCGTGAATAA
- a CDS encoding YihY family inner membrane protein, whose amino-acid sequence MRLLPKFSLPEPLRRSRTLAFARFLYDRFNEVDIPQVASSLTFTTLLALVPLFTVVVVVVSAFPVFADFSAQFQHMVSAIMMPAGVAAVSDYIFQFRDHASRLTAIGIAMMMITSLMLVHTIERTFNQIWRVKRPRSIVTRVLVYWALLSIGPLLVGLGLSLWGVFLRRTLFYLHYPLLASAVQFGVALTATWSMLCLLYKLVPARYVPIRHALISAALAAVSIELLRRGFGVYVANFNNYQLVYGAFAAAPMFLLWLNLNWVVILSGALLAASLSYWEGDAFRRQGCHGTRFRDALGILTLLAQAQSQGKSLRTQQFRCHIQLGYDELGDLLEQLAQRGYIAQSLRNGWMLKTSPEAIRVADLFQLFVYGSHSETNDSIGRTVQQIMTPAITAADMTMAEFIRLNQQQDS is encoded by the coding sequence ATGCGCCTACTGCCCAAATTCTCCCTGCCCGAACCCCTGCGCCGCTCGCGAACGCTGGCGTTTGCCCGTTTTCTGTATGACCGCTTTAATGAGGTGGACATCCCGCAGGTAGCCTCCAGCCTCACGTTTACCACACTCTTGGCCTTGGTGCCGCTGTTTACCGTGGTCGTGGTCGTGGTATCCGCCTTTCCCGTGTTTGCCGATTTTTCCGCCCAGTTTCAACACATGGTGTCGGCAATCATGATGCCTGCGGGCGTGGCGGCGGTGAGCGACTACATTTTCCAATTCCGCGACCACGCCAGCCGCCTTACCGCCATCGGCATCGCCATGATGATGATCACCTCGCTGATGCTGGTGCACACCATCGAGCGCACATTCAACCAAATCTGGCGGGTGAAACGCCCGCGCAGCATCGTAACCCGCGTGTTGGTGTATTGGGCGCTGCTGAGCATCGGCCCCCTGCTGGTCGGGCTCGGGCTCTCGCTGTGGGGCGTATTTCTGCGGCGCACCCTGTTTTACCTGCACTACCCGCTGCTCGCATCCGCCGTGCAGTTCGGCGTGGCGCTCACCGCCACCTGGAGCATGCTCTGCCTGCTCTACAAGCTCGTGCCCGCCCGCTATGTGCCCATCCGCCACGCCCTAATCAGCGCCGCGCTGGCGGCCGTATCTATCGAACTGTTGCGGCGCGGCTTCGGCGTGTATGTGGCCAACTTCAACAACTATCAGTTGGTGTATGGCGCCTTTGCCGCCGCACCGATGTTTCTGCTGTGGCTCAACTTAAACTGGGTTGTCATCCTCAGCGGCGCGCTCCTGGCCGCCTCGCTTTCCTATTGGGAAGGCGACGCTTTCCGCCGCCAAGGCTGCCACGGCACGCGGTTTCGCGACGCCTTGGGTATCCTCACCCTGCTCGCCCAGGCACAAAGCCAAGGCAAAAGCCTGAGAACCCAACAGTTCCGCTGCCACATCCAACTGGGCTACGACGAACTGGGCGACCTGCTGGAACAACTCGCCCAGCGCGGCTACATTGCGCAAAGCCTGCGCAACGGCTGGATGCTGAAAACCAGCCCCGAAGCCATCCGCGTGGCCGACTTATTCCAGCTGTTCGTGTATGGCAGCCATAGCGAGACCAACGACTCCATCGGCCGCACCGTGCAGCAAATCATGACCCCCGCCATCACCGCCGCCGACATGACCATGGCGGAATTTATCCGGCTCAATCAGCAGCAGGATAGTTAA
- a CDS encoding M23 family metallopeptidase: MSPSALFSRLPRRARIALVAATTLLGVFILIAIIAAASAKPEGAMQSKRIVEKLAAVHAKGKTPATGYWSDEVIQPGDSLRNVLERFNLSAPQIQDITQATASEGKQPHLHPDQTVSLRLDAQRRPVQVQFFNDDDNGETQLVDLAYAGNRWQAKTDDVKTTTLPTLKSVIIRSSGTTAGAMSRAEIPAEVRDSLRELFSNRLDLYKLEAGDTVRILYQVNYFHGQQISMGDILAVEISHQGKLYRAYYFGEDGNGRYYDEHGQPLKKGFETQPVPGSRISSPFGVRVHPILGYLRMHTGIDYAAPAGTPIHAPSDGIVEFRGPKGGYGNTVILRHSDSMQTLYGHMSAFSANAAPGQRVRAGDIIGFIGTTGRSTGPHLHYEVRLNGVPVNPAGVALPAKRLTTAELAEFRRQQQTVEQKLAQLRGIGKTVAQLD; encoded by the coding sequence GTGTCCCCATCCGCCCTATTTTCCCGCCTGCCACGCCGTGCCCGCATCGCCCTTGTTGCGGCTACCACGCTGCTGGGCGTGTTCATTTTAATTGCCATCATCGCTGCCGCTTCCGCCAAACCGGAAGGCGCGATGCAGAGCAAACGCATCGTGGAAAAACTCGCCGCCGTACACGCCAAAGGCAAAACCCCGGCCACCGGCTATTGGAGCGATGAAGTCATCCAGCCCGGCGACTCCCTGCGCAACGTGTTGGAACGCTTCAACCTTTCCGCCCCGCAAATTCAAGACATCACCCAAGCTACCGCCTCAGAAGGCAAACAGCCCCACCTGCACCCCGACCAAACCGTCAGCCTCAGGCTCGATGCCCAGCGCCGCCCCGTGCAGGTACAATTTTTCAACGACGACGACAACGGCGAAACCCAACTGGTTGATTTAGCCTATGCCGGCAACCGCTGGCAGGCCAAAACCGACGATGTGAAAACCACCACCCTGCCCACGCTCAAATCCGTTATCATCCGCTCCAGCGGCACCACTGCCGGTGCCATGTCGCGTGCCGAAATCCCTGCCGAAGTCCGTGATTCCCTGCGCGAACTGTTCAGCAACCGGCTCGATCTCTACAAACTCGAAGCCGGCGATACCGTGCGCATCCTTTATCAGGTAAACTACTTTCACGGCCAACAGATTTCCATGGGCGACATCCTCGCCGTAGAAATCAGCCACCAAGGCAAGCTCTACCGCGCCTACTATTTCGGCGAAGACGGCAACGGCCGCTACTACGACGAACACGGCCAGCCGCTGAAAAAAGGTTTTGAAACCCAGCCCGTGCCGGGCAGCCGCATCAGCTCGCCCTTCGGCGTGCGCGTCCACCCGATATTAGGCTATTTGCGCATGCACACCGGCATCGACTACGCCGCCCCCGCAGGTACACCGATTCACGCCCCATCCGACGGCATCGTGGAATTCCGCGGCCCCAAAGGCGGCTACGGCAATACCGTGATCCTGCGCCACAGCGACAGCATGCAAACGCTCTATGGCCACATGAGCGCGTTTTCCGCCAACGCCGCCCCCGGCCAGCGCGTGCGCGCCGGCGACATCATCGGCTTCATCGGCACCACCGGCCGCAGCACCGGCCCGCACCTGCACTACGAAGTGCGCCTCAACGGCGTGCCGGTCAACCCCGCCGGTGTCGCCCTGCCCGCAAAACGGCTCACCACTGCCGAGCTGGCCGAATTCCGCCGCCAGCAGCAAACTGTGGAACAAAAACTTGCCCAACTGCGCGGCATCGGCAAAACCGTTGCCCAGCTGGATTGA
- the htpX gene encoding protease HtpX → MKRIILFLLTNMAVLLAARLLFGLLGLNPQDISGLLLLSAITGFSGSLIALLMSKSSAKQAVGAYVIRQPRNETEDWLVRVVEAQTKQWNLQTPEVAVYESPEPNAFATGASRNSSLVAVSTGLLQVMNRDEVEAVLAHEMAHVGNGDMVTLTLIQGVVNTFVLFFSQIIASLIASSLRQNRQQDSGGNAIQTIVSIVLQVVFGWLAGIIVMWFSRQREYRADAGAAKLVGAPKMICALQRLKGSQSSLPPQMAAMGINDSTLRSLFSTHPTLDDRIARLQRLNY, encoded by the coding sequence GTGAAGCGCATAATCCTCTTCCTCCTCACCAATATGGCCGTGCTCCTGGCCGCCCGCCTGCTGTTCGGGCTGCTCGGGCTCAATCCGCAAGACATCTCCGGCCTGCTGCTGCTCTCCGCCATCACCGGCTTTTCCGGCTCGCTGATTGCCCTCCTCATGTCGAAAAGCAGCGCCAAACAGGCCGTGGGTGCCTACGTTATCCGCCAGCCGCGCAACGAAACCGAAGATTGGCTCGTGCGCGTGGTGGAAGCCCAGACCAAACAATGGAACCTGCAAACCCCCGAAGTGGCCGTTTATGAGTCGCCCGAGCCCAACGCCTTCGCCACCGGCGCCAGCCGCAACAGCTCGCTGGTTGCCGTGAGCACCGGCCTTTTGCAAGTCATGAACCGCGACGAAGTGGAAGCCGTGCTTGCGCACGAAATGGCGCACGTCGGCAACGGCGACATGGTTACGCTCACCCTGATTCAAGGCGTGGTGAACACTTTCGTGCTGTTTTTCTCCCAAATCATCGCCTCCCTGATTGCCTCCTCCCTGCGCCAAAACCGGCAGCAAGACAGCGGCGGCAACGCCATCCAAACCATCGTCAGCATCGTGCTGCAAGTGGTCTTCGGCTGGCTGGCCGGCATCATCGTGATGTGGTTCAGCCGCCAGCGCGAATACCGTGCCGATGCCGGCGCCGCCAAACTGGTGGGCGCGCCCAAAATGATCTGCGCCCTGCAACGGCTCAAAGGCAGCCAAAGCAGCCTGCCGCCCCAAATGGCCGCCATGGGCATCAACGACAGCACCCTGCGCTCCCTGTTCAGCACCCACCCCACTCTCGACGACCGCATCGCCCGCCTGCAACGACTGAACTATTAA
- a CDS encoding YgiW/YdeI family stress tolerance OB fold protein produces the protein MKNALLLTALLASATASAGFSENGQAAASQNAVTRVSTLRSVPDDSYVTLEGYIERQVRREHYIFRDASGRIEVEIDDDVWRGLNITPRDKVRLEAEIDQEWRRTEVDVKSVTRIQ, from the coding sequence ATGAAAAACGCTCTGCTCCTCACCGCCCTGTTGGCCTCCGCCACCGCTTCCGCCGGCTTCTCCGAAAACGGCCAAGCGGCTGCCTCTCAAAATGCCGTAACCCGCGTTTCCACCCTGCGCAGCGTGCCGGACGACAGCTACGTTACCTTGGAAGGCTACATCGAACGCCAAGTGCGCCGCGAACACTACATCTTCCGCGATGCCAGCGGCCGCATCGAAGTGGAAATCGACGACGACGTATGGCGCGGCCTGAACATTACCCCGCGCGACAAAGTGCGCCTCGAAGCCGAAATCGACCAAGAATGGCGCCGCACCGAAGTAGACGTAAAATCCGTTACCCGCATCCAGTAA
- a CDS encoding PepSY domain-containing protein: MSARKPSLLLLAAAIMAVSLPALADHDDYDDDDHYHRYSQEYRVRRGHQPGRYRQAGYISSSHAANIAARHTRARVTDVDLTTWRGRRVYEVDLDGRRGDYEVIVDARSGRILSSKFDPDD; this comes from the coding sequence ATGTCCGCACGCAAACCCTCCCTCCTGTTGCTGGCCGCCGCCATCATGGCCGTTTCCCTGCCCGCCCTGGCCGACCACGACGATTACGATGACGACGATCATTACCACCGCTACTCGCAAGAGTATCGGGTACGCCGCGGCCACCAGCCCGGCCGCTATCGGCAGGCAGGCTATATTTCCAGCAGCCACGCCGCCAATATCGCCGCCCGCCACACCCGCGCCCGCGTAACCGACGTGGACCTCACCACCTGGCGCGGCCGCCGCGTGTATGAAGTGGATTTAGACGGCCGGCGCGGCGATTATGAAGTGATTGTGGACGCCCGCAGCGGCCGTATCCTCTCTTCCAAATTCGATCCCGACGATTAA
- the efp gene encoding elongation factor P: protein MKTAQELRAGNVFMVGSEPMVVQKTEYIKGGRSSAKVSMKLKNLLTGANSETIVKADDKFDVIQLDRKQCTYSYFADPMYVFMDEEFNQYEVEGENIGDNLKFIVDGMEDVCEVTFYEGNPISVELPTIIVREVEYTEPAVKGDTSGKVMKPARLVGGTEIQVMAYIENGDKVEIDSRTGEFRKRA, encoded by the coding sequence ATGAAAACCGCACAAGAATTGCGCGCCGGCAACGTATTCATGGTGGGCAGCGAGCCGATGGTGGTACAGAAAACCGAATACATCAAAGGCGGCCGCTCCTCTGCCAAAGTGAGCATGAAGCTGAAAAACCTGCTCACCGGCGCAAACAGCGAAACCATCGTGAAAGCCGATGACAAATTCGACGTTATCCAGCTCGACCGCAAACAATGCACCTACAGCTATTTTGCCGACCCGATGTATGTATTCATGGACGAAGAGTTCAACCAATACGAGGTTGAAGGCGAAAACATCGGCGACAACCTGAAATTCATCGTAGACGGCATGGAAGACGTGTGCGAAGTAACCTTCTACGAAGGCAACCCGATTTCCGTGGAGCTGCCCACCATCATCGTGCGCGAAGTGGAATACACCGAGCCCGCCGTTAAAGGCGACACTTCCGGCAAAGTGATGAAACCCGCACGCCTCGTGGGCGGTACCGAAATCCAAGTGATGGCCTACATTGAAAACGGCGACAAAGTGGAAATCGACTCCCGCACCGGCGAATTCCGCAAACGCGCCTAA
- a CDS encoding isoprenyl transferase, with amino-acid sequence MSSSTQTIPERTNIPRHVCVIMDGNGRWAKKRLLPRVMGHKRGLTALENLAARCAELGVEYLTVFAFSTENWRRPEDEVSFLMKLFLQALGGKVAKMHQNNLRLKVIGNRSRFPAAIVEGIEAAERLTANNTGLTLTVAADYGGRWDILQAANRLIAEGKSEITEDDLSRRLSLAEAPEPDLFIRTGGETRISNFMLWQMAYAEFYFTDALWPDFDAAEFDRAISSFRVRERRFGRTSEQLPPEQQRG; translated from the coding sequence ATGAGCAGCAGCACCCAAACCATCCCCGAACGCACCAATATCCCGCGCCATGTCTGCGTGATTATGGACGGCAACGGCCGCTGGGCGAAAAAACGCCTGCTGCCGCGCGTGATGGGGCACAAACGCGGCCTCACCGCCCTGGAAAACCTAGCCGCCCGCTGCGCCGAGCTCGGCGTGGAATACCTCACCGTATTCGCTTTTTCCACCGAAAACTGGCGCCGACCCGAAGACGAAGTTTCCTTTTTGATGAAGCTGTTTTTGCAGGCGCTGGGCGGAAAAGTGGCCAAAATGCACCAGAACAACCTGCGGCTCAAAGTAATCGGCAACCGCAGCCGCTTCCCCGCCGCGATTGTGGAAGGCATCGAAGCCGCCGAACGGCTCACCGCCAACAACACCGGCCTCACGCTCACCGTGGCTGCCGACTACGGCGGCCGCTGGGATATCCTGCAAGCTGCCAACCGGCTGATTGCCGAAGGCAAAAGCGAAATCACCGAAGACGACCTCTCCCGGCGCCTTTCCTTGGCCGAAGCCCCCGAGCCCGACCTGTTTATCCGCACCGGCGGCGAAACCCGCATCAGCAACTTCATGCTCTGGCAAATGGCCTATGCCGAGTTTTATTTCACCGACGCGCTGTGGCCGGATTTCGACGCTGCCGAGTTCGACCGCGCCATTTCTTCCTTCCGCGTGCGCGAACGCCGTTTCGGCCGCACCAGCGAACAGCTGCCGCCGGAACAGCAGCGCGGTTGA
- the frr gene encoding ribosome recycling factor, producing the protein MIKEIQTSAETKMQRSVEVLRENLAKVRTGRAHTGLLDQVEVEYYGSMVPVSQVANVTLLDARTISVKPYEGNMAAAVEKAIRDSNLGLNPASMGDLIRVPMPMLTEERRKDLIKVVRGEAEDGRVSIRNVRRDANDHIKKLLKDKEVSEDDARRGEEQIQKLTDKYIAEVDKLLEHKEEDLMVV; encoded by the coding sequence ATGATCAAAGAAATCCAAACCTCAGCCGAAACCAAGATGCAGCGTTCGGTGGAAGTACTGCGCGAAAATTTAGCCAAAGTGCGCACCGGCCGCGCCCACACCGGCCTGCTTGACCAGGTGGAAGTGGAATACTACGGCAGCATGGTGCCGGTGAGCCAGGTGGCCAACGTAACCTTGCTCGACGCGCGCACCATCAGCGTGAAGCCCTATGAGGGCAATATGGCCGCTGCCGTGGAAAAAGCCATCCGCGATTCCAACCTCGGCCTGAACCCTGCTTCTATGGGCGACCTCATCCGCGTGCCGATGCCGATGCTTACCGAAGAGCGCCGCAAAGACCTGATTAAAGTAGTGCGCGGCGAAGCCGAAGACGGCCGCGTGTCTATCCGCAATGTGCGCCGGGATGCCAACGACCACATCAAAAAATTGCTGAAAGACAAAGAAGTGTCGGAAGACGATGCCCGCCGCGGCGAAGAGCAGATCCAGAAGCTCACCGACAAATACATCGCCGAAGTAGATAAACTGCTGGAGCATAAAGAAGAAGATTTGATGGTGGTGTAA
- a CDS encoding Dps family protein: MSINIGINETQRQTIAQGLSKVLADTYTLYLKTHNYHWNVEGPMFHSLHTMFEEQYNELALAVDEIAERIRALGFKAPGSYGEFAKLTSIPDGQSSNDAPAMIRELVEGQETVIRTCRELFPAVDEANDEPTADLLTTRMQTHEKTAWMLRVLLQK, translated from the coding sequence ATGAGCATCAACATCGGCATCAACGAAACCCAACGTCAAACCATCGCCCAAGGCCTGTCTAAAGTGCTGGCCGACACCTACACCCTCTATCTGAAAACCCACAACTACCACTGGAACGTGGAAGGCCCGATGTTCCACAGCCTGCACACCATGTTTGAAGAGCAATACAACGAACTGGCGCTGGCCGTGGACGAAATTGCCGAACGCATCCGCGCACTGGGCTTCAAAGCGCCAGGTTCCTACGGCGAATTCGCCAAGCTCACTTCCATTCCCGACGGCCAAAGCAGCAACGATGCCCCGGCCATGATCCGCGAGCTGGTGGAAGGCCAGGAAACCGTGATCCGCACCTGCCGCGAGCTGTTCCCCGCTGTGGACGAAGCCAACGACGAACCCACTGCCGACCTGCTCACCACCCGCATGCAAACCCACGAAAAAACCGCCTGGATGCTGCGCGTGTTGCTGCAAAAATAA
- the pyrH gene encoding UMP kinase: MTIRYKRVLLKLSGEALMGNDAFGINRTTIMGIVGQIVEIAKMGVEVGVVVGGGNLFRGVAAQASDMDRATADYMGMLATVMNALALKDAFESLGQPARVQSALSMQQIAETYARPKAIQYLEEGKVVIFAAGTGNPFFTTDTAAALRGAEMNCDIMLKATNVDGVYTADPKKDASATRYQDITFDEAIVKNLKVMDATALALCRERKLNIVVFGIAKEGALKRVVLGEDEGTLVHI, encoded by the coding sequence ATGACTATCCGCTACAAGCGTGTTTTATTGAAACTTTCCGGCGAAGCATTGATGGGTAACGATGCCTTCGGCATCAACCGCACCACGATTATGGGCATTGTCGGGCAGATTGTGGAAATCGCCAAAATGGGCGTGGAAGTGGGTGTGGTGGTTGGCGGCGGCAACTTGTTCCGCGGCGTGGCTGCGCAGGCCAGCGATATGGATCGCGCCACTGCCGACTACATGGGCATGCTCGCCACGGTAATGAACGCCCTGGCCTTGAAAGATGCGTTTGAAAGCCTCGGCCAGCCCGCGCGCGTGCAATCGGCGCTTTCCATGCAGCAGATTGCCGAAACCTATGCCCGCCCCAAAGCCATTCAATATTTGGAAGAAGGCAAAGTGGTGATTTTCGCCGCCGGCACCGGCAACCCCTTCTTCACCACCGACACCGCCGCCGCGCTGCGCGGTGCGGAAATGAACTGCGACATCATGCTCAAGGCCACCAATGTGGACGGCGTGTACACCGCCGACCCGAAAAAAGACGCTTCGGCCACGCGCTATCAAGACATCACGTTTGACGAAGCCATCGTGAAAAACCTGAAAGTGATGGATGCCACCGCCTTGGCGCTGTGCCGCGAGCGCAAACTGAATATCGTGGTATTCGGCATCGCCAAAGAAGGCGCGCTCAAACGGGTGGTGCTGGGCGAAGACGAAGGCACTTTGGTGCATATTTGA
- a CDS encoding YheT family hydrolase, translating into MNPNISSQLPAYRPPFWLRGGHLQSIWPKLVRIGSPAYRRELLPDSLGATEVAYDFVDGKRSDTPLLMLFHGLEGSSASHYARALMFAAQRHGWHGVVAHFRSCGEVENRAPVFYHSGDSAEVAHMLQLMHSRYPRICAVGISLGGNALAKYLAEQGNRAIPQAAAVVSAPLDLTAASHRLEQGLSKMLYAPYFLRSLLPKAAACAARFPQIDAAAVQAAANLTDFDNAFTAPVHGFADAADYYRRASAKPLLHQIAVPTLILNALNDPFIPAESLPQAGDVSPSVTLLQPEYGGHAGFPGTADLDWLPDTVLRYFDGVAAQAT; encoded by the coding sequence ATGAATCCAAACATTTCCTCTCAGCTGCCTGCCTACCGGCCGCCGTTTTGGCTGCGCGGCGGGCATTTGCAAAGCATTTGGCCGAAGCTGGTGCGCATTGGCAGCCCGGCCTACCGGCGCGAGCTTTTGCCCGACAGCTTGGGCGCTACCGAAGTGGCCTACGATTTCGTAGATGGCAAACGCTCCGATACCCCGCTATTGATGCTATTTCACGGGCTGGAAGGCAGCAGCGCCAGCCATTATGCCCGCGCCCTGATGTTTGCCGCGCAACGGCACGGCTGGCACGGTGTGGTGGCGCATTTCCGTAGCTGCGGCGAAGTGGAAAACCGCGCACCCGTGTTTTACCACTCCGGCGACAGCGCCGAAGTCGCGCACATGTTGCAATTAATGCACTCGCGCTATCCGCGCATCTGCGCTGTCGGTATTTCCTTGGGTGGCAACGCATTGGCCAAATACCTGGCCGAGCAGGGCAACCGTGCCATTCCGCAGGCTGCTGCCGTGGTGAGCGCGCCGTTGGATTTAACCGCCGCCTCTCATCGGCTGGAACAGGGCTTGAGCAAAATGCTGTATGCACCTTATTTCCTGCGTTCGCTGTTGCCCAAAGCCGCTGCTTGCGCCGCCCGTTTTCCGCAGATTGACGCCGCTGCCGTGCAAGCCGCCGCCAACCTCACCGATTTCGACAACGCCTTCACCGCCCCCGTGCACGGCTTTGCCGATGCCGCTGATTACTACCGCCGCGCCAGCGCCAAACCCCTGCTGCACCAAATCGCCGTGCCCACCCTGATTTTGAACGCACTCAACGACCCCTTCATCCCCGCCGAATCGCTGCCGCAGGCAGGCGACGTGTCGCCAAGCGTTACTTTGTTGCAGCCCGAATACGGCGGCCACGCCGGCTTTCCCGGCACGGCTGATTTGGATTGGCTGCCGGATACCGTGTTGCGCTATTTCGACGGCGTGGCAGCACAGGCTACCTGA